A stretch of DNA from Natrinema sp. HArc-T2:
GCTGTACGCTCGCTGCGGCGATCGCGGCCCGCCTCGCGAAAGGCGAGGCCCTCGAGCCCGCCGTGGGCGGTGCGACCGACGTCCTCGCGCGCGCGGTACGCTACTACTACGACGTGGGCGAGGGCCACGGCGCGGTCAACCACATGGCTCCGCTGCGAAACGAAGCGGCCCGAGAGCCCACCGCCGAGATGGTTCAGGCGGTCGTCGATCGGTTCGTCGACGCCGACGTGTCGGCACTGGTCCCCGAAGTCGGGATGAACGTCGTCGGCGCGACACCGTATGCCGACTCCGTCGCCGAGACGGCTGCGGTCGAGGGACGGATCACCCGCACCCTGTCGGGGATCCAGCCCAACCGCGGCGTCCGCTTCGGTGCCTCGAGTCACGTCGCTCGTTTCCTCCTCTCCGGGCGGGAATTCTTCCCCGAGTTGCGCTTTGCAGTCAACTGCCGGTTCGACGCCGATGTCGAGGCGGCCCTCGAGGCCCTCGCGTGGCCGGTCACCGAGTACGATCGGAGCCAACAGCCCGACGAAGTCGCGGAGATCGAGGACAGCACGATGGGCTGGGGTGCCCGACAGGCCTTTGACGACCGTGACGAGCCGCCTGCTGCTATCATCGACCGCGGCGAAGTCGGGAAAGAGGCGATCGTGAAACTCGTCGCCGCCGACCCCGAGACGCTCGCCGAGCGAGCGCTGGCGCTCGAGCGGGAGGTCTCCGAATGAGCGCGACCGACCTCGACGTTGGTGTCATCCTTCCCCAATACGGTACCGACAGCGGAACGGTTCGAGACACGGCACTCGAGGCCGAGCAGCTGGACTACGACGCGGTCTGGCTCGAGGATCACTTCCAGTCGTGGATCGGCGACCCGCGGCGGGCGACTCAGGAGTGTTGGACGACGCTGAGTGCCGTCGCCGAGGCGACCGACCGGATCCGGCTGGGAACCCTCGTGACGAGCCAGTCCTACCGCCATCCGGCCCTGCTCGCGAAGATGGCAGCGACGGTCGATCAGATCAGTGACGGTCGGCTCGAGCTCGGCCTGGGCGGGGGCTGGTACGAAGCCGAGTACGACCGCTTTGGCTACGAGTTCCGCGAGCCACCGGCCGAACGCCTGCGCCGGCTCGCCGAAACCGTCGAGATCCTGCAGGGGCTGTGGACCAACGACACCTACAGTCACGAGGGCACGCATCTCGAGGTCGACCTCGAGGACGCCTTCTGTGAGCCCCAGCCCGTCCAGGACCCACATCCGCCGATCTGGATCGGTGGCGGCGGCGAGCAGTTCACACTGCGCTACACCGCCGAGCTGGCCGACGGCTGGAACTTCGGCACGCTCGAGCCCGAGGGCTTCGCCGAGAAACTCGACGTACTCCGGGACCACTGCGAAAGCGAGGACCGATACGACGAAATCCGCAAATCCGCCGAGCTGTTCGTCTTCGTCGGCGAGACGACCGCCGCAGCCGAACGAAAGCGCGAGGGGTTCCAACAGGAGTTCCTCCCCGACGAGCCGAGCGAGCCCCGCGAGTTCTTCCTCGCGGGCTATCTGGAAACGGCACCCACCGGGACGCCCGCGGAGGTCCGCGACCGACTCGCGGACTACGCCGATGTCGG
This window harbors:
- the thiD gene encoding bifunctional hydroxymethylpyrimidine kinase/phosphomethylpyrimidine kinase, with the protein product MRTPAPESRPVALTIAGSDSGGGAGIQADLATMAAHGVFGTSAITAVTAQNTRGVESSHVLPVAEVDAQLEAVTDDFAVGAAKTGMLATTEVIETVAEHAQDFDFPLVVDPVMVATSGDRLLEPEAERAYEELLGAATVATPNADEAEVLTDIAVTDEATAREAGEAILETGVDAVLIKGGHVPGERVRDTLVTDDTVRTFEHPRVGTDATHGSGCTLAAAIAARLAKGEALEPAVGGATDVLARAVRYYYDVGEGHGAVNHMAPLRNEAAREPTAEMVQAVVDRFVDADVSALVPEVGMNVVGATPYADSVAETAAVEGRITRTLSGIQPNRGVRFGASSHVARFLLSGREFFPELRFAVNCRFDADVEAALEALAWPVTEYDRSQQPDEVAEIEDSTMGWGARQAFDDRDEPPAAIIDRGEVGKEAIVKLVAADPETLAERALALEREVSE
- a CDS encoding TIGR03560 family F420-dependent LLM class oxidoreductase: MSATDLDVGVILPQYGTDSGTVRDTALEAEQLDYDAVWLEDHFQSWIGDPRRATQECWTTLSAVAEATDRIRLGTLVTSQSYRHPALLAKMAATVDQISDGRLELGLGGGWYEAEYDRFGYEFREPPAERLRRLAETVEILQGLWTNDTYSHEGTHLEVDLEDAFCEPQPVQDPHPPIWIGGGGEQFTLRYTAELADGWNFGTLEPEGFAEKLDVLRDHCESEDRYDEIRKSAELFVFVGETTAAAERKREGFQQEFLPDEPSEPREFFLAGYLETAPTGTPAEVRDRLADYADVGIEEVMLAIPDAADAEDESLSLLADELDA